In a single window of the Acetivibrio clariflavus DSM 19732 genome:
- the feoB gene encoding ferrous iron transport protein B, with protein MGLTNQSTGISILDSELRIELTTANDRIIALAGNPNVGKSTVFNNLTGLNQHTGNWPGKTVTSAQGKYRYKGNNFILIDLPGTYSLMANSAEEEVARNFVCFGKPHATIVVVDATCLERNLNLVLQTLEITNNVVVCVNLIDEAERKKIHIDYTELSKRLGVLVVPTNARSNKGLKELMDTVHDVANKQIATKSIDITYDDVIEQAIKIIQPKIWKLVDGKINNRWVALKLLDGDTALLESLEKYLGFNLMDNTDLHELLDKAKTFLADNGIYPEQLRDKIVSRLISIAEDISKSVVSFENKHYNSMDRKIDSILTSKLFGIPIMVALLALVFWITIEGANIPSSLIANLLFGIETKLTELFMALGSPEWLHGILVLGIYRTLAWVVSVMLPPMAIFFPLFTLLEDLGYLPRVAFNLDNFFKKACAHGKQALTMCMGFGCNAAGVIGCRIIDSPRERLIATITNVFVPCNGRFPTLIAISAIFIGGTAGGTFKSLTSTLALTGIVLFGILMTLLVSFILSKTILKGIPSSFTLELPPYRKPQVGKIIVRSVFDRTLFVLGRAVAIAAPAGLVIWLMANITISDISLLTYAANFLDPFGRLLGMDGYILMAFILGLPANEIVIPIILMSYMASGTMIEIEELEDLRQILVSNGWTWLTGICVMLFSLMHFPCGTTLWTIRKETQSIKWTFASFAIPTAAGIIICFIVANTVRLLGLV; from the coding sequence ATGGGACTTACCAACCAATCGACGGGAATAAGTATACTAGATAGTGAACTCCGTATTGAACTCACAACAGCTAATGATAGAATTATTGCCCTGGCAGGAAATCCAAATGTAGGAAAAAGCACAGTCTTTAACAACCTGACCGGCTTAAATCAACATACAGGAAACTGGCCGGGAAAGACAGTAACCAGTGCACAGGGAAAATATCGGTATAAGGGCAATAATTTTATATTAATAGATTTACCCGGTACTTATTCACTTATGGCTAACTCTGCCGAAGAAGAAGTAGCACGGAATTTCGTATGCTTCGGCAAACCTCATGCTACCATAGTAGTAGTGGATGCCACATGCCTTGAAAGAAACCTGAATCTTGTACTTCAGACATTGGAAATTACCAATAATGTTGTTGTATGTGTCAATCTCATTGATGAAGCAGAAAGGAAAAAGATACATATAGACTATACCGAATTATCCAAACGATTGGGAGTGCTTGTAGTTCCCACCAATGCCCGAAGCAATAAAGGCCTGAAAGAATTAATGGATACAGTACATGATGTTGCCAACAAACAAATTGCAACAAAATCCATCGATATTACATATGATGACGTAATTGAACAGGCAATAAAAATAATTCAACCAAAAATTTGGAAACTGGTGGACGGAAAAATCAATAACCGCTGGGTAGCTCTTAAGCTCTTAGACGGGGATACCGCTCTATTGGAATCCTTGGAGAAATACTTGGGATTTAACCTTATGGACAATACAGATCTGCATGAACTTCTTGATAAAGCAAAAACTTTCCTTGCCGATAACGGAATTTATCCCGAACAACTGCGTGACAAAATAGTATCAAGACTTATAAGCATAGCGGAGGATATCAGTAAGAGCGTAGTATCTTTCGAAAACAAGCATTATAATTCCATGGACAGAAAAATCGACAGCATACTTACTTCCAAGCTTTTTGGCATACCCATTATGGTAGCCCTTTTAGCCCTTGTCTTCTGGATCACCATTGAGGGTGCAAATATACCTTCAAGTTTGATAGCCAATTTGCTCTTTGGAATTGAAACCAAACTTACAGAGCTATTTATGGCTTTGGGTTCACCCGAATGGCTCCATGGTATATTGGTTCTCGGCATTTACCGCACTCTGGCATGGGTAGTTTCAGTTATGCTGCCGCCAATGGCTATATTCTTTCCCCTATTTACATTGCTTGAAGACTTGGGTTATTTGCCGAGAGTCGCCTTCAACCTTGATAATTTCTTTAAAAAAGCATGTGCCCATGGAAAGCAAGCTTTGACCATGTGCATGGGATTTGGGTGCAATGCGGCAGGAGTTATCGGCTGCAGAATCATTGATTCTCCAAGGGAAAGGTTAATTGCTACCATTACCAATGTCTTTGTTCCCTGCAACGGCCGTTTCCCTACCCTAATTGCCATAAGTGCCATATTTATCGGAGGAACTGCAGGAGGTACTTTCAAGTCATTGACCTCCACCCTTGCCCTCACCGGAATAGTTTTGTTTGGAATTTTGATGACTTTACTTGTATCCTTTATACTTTCAAAGACAATATTAAAAGGGATACCCTCTTCTTTTACATTGGAATTGCCTCCTTATCGCAAACCGCAAGTGGGCAAAATTATTGTACGCTCGGTATTTGACAGAACACTTTTTGTTTTAGGTCGTGCTGTTGCTATTGCAGCACCAGCCGGACTTGTAATTTGGCTCATGGCCAATATAACCATCAGCGATATAAGTTTATTGACCTATGCAGCCAATTTTCTGGATCCCTTCGGCCGACTATTGGGAATGGACGGTTACATTTTGATGGCTTTTATACTTGGCTTACCGGCCAACGAAATTGTTATCCCAATTATTCTCATGAGCTATATGGCTTCAGGCACAATGATTGAAATAGAAGAATTGGAAGATCTGAGGCAAATATTAGTTTCCAATGGCTGGACCTGGCTTACCGGCATATGCGTAATGTTATTTTCACTTATGCACTTTCCGTGCGGCACAACCTTGTGGACAATTCGCAAGGAAACTCAAAGCATCAAATGGACTTTTGCTTCCTTTGCCATACCTACTGCAGCCGGAATTATAATATGTTTTATTGTTGCCAACACCGTACGCCTACTAGGATTGGTATAA
- the zupT gene encoding zinc transporter ZupT — translation MQNVLLALGLTLIAGLSTGVGSALAFFTKKTNTKFLSVALGFSAGVMIYVSMIDIFQKAKESLVAALGETGGSWATVGAFFAGIFLIAAIDNFVPSTENPHEMRKVEDIYSKNDDNNRSKLMRMGTLTALAIAIHNFPEGLATFTSAIKDPSLGIAITVAIAIHNIPEGIAVSMPVFYATGDRRKAFRLSFLSGLSEPLGAVIGYLILFRIFNDIVFGVLFAAVAGIMVFISVDELLPTAREYGEPHLSIYGLVAGMMVMAVSLLLFI, via the coding sequence ATGCAGAATGTTTTATTGGCATTGGGACTTACACTTATTGCAGGATTGTCAACCGGAGTAGGTAGTGCTCTTGCGTTTTTTACAAAAAAGACTAACACAAAATTCTTGTCTGTTGCATTAGGTTTTTCTGCTGGAGTAATGATTTATGTATCCATGATTGATATATTTCAAAAGGCTAAGGAATCCCTTGTTGCAGCATTAGGCGAGACTGGAGGTTCCTGGGCTACTGTAGGAGCCTTTTTTGCAGGGATATTCCTGATTGCAGCTATTGATAATTTTGTTCCGTCAACTGAAAATCCTCACGAGATGAGGAAAGTTGAAGATATATATAGTAAAAATGATGACAATAACAGAAGCAAGCTTATGCGGATGGGTACGCTTACTGCCCTTGCAATAGCGATTCACAACTTTCCTGAAGGATTGGCAACTTTTACATCGGCAATTAAGGATCCTTCCCTTGGAATAGCTATTACTGTTGCGATAGCTATCCATAACATTCCGGAAGGAATTGCGGTTTCCATGCCGGTTTTCTATGCTACAGGTGACAGGAGAAAGGCTTTCAGGCTTTCCTTTTTATCAGGATTGTCGGAACCGTTAGGCGCTGTTATTGGGTATTTAATTTTATTCAGAATTTTTAACGACATAGTCTTTGGAGTATTATTTGCGGCAGTGGCGGGAATCATGGTATTTATCTCAGTTGACGAGCTTTTGCCTACAGCAAGGGAGTATGGAGAACCTCACCTTTCAATATATGGATTGGTGGCAGGAATGATGGTTATGGCAGTAAGTTTACTGCTGTTTATCTAA
- a CDS encoding DNA-deoxyinosine glycosylase, which translates to MINSFEPIVNKNCKILILGTMPGVQSLKRHEYYGNDRNAFWKIIFSLFQQKLSNDYEQKKEFLLKNRIALWDVLKACNREGSLDNDIKDPIPNNFASFFKQYPNIETVYFNGEPAEKFYRRLVGVKNSDIFFHRLPSTSPSNAVKFEEKLKYWKPILLMLKGIQSCDIESIEVFLDYSCELKINIKKMNGFYVTEDTENNLIGKRNLAFSEKALIQFIHRLYENRVFSWEKSNKPEVEKVGGPNWRVKITCMDAVYAYTGSNKYPRQWKDFCKSVQSLIEEPFG; encoded by the coding sequence ATGATTAACTCTTTTGAACCTATTGTAAATAAAAACTGCAAAATACTGATTTTAGGAACAATGCCGGGGGTCCAATCCCTTAAAAGGCATGAGTATTATGGAAATGATAGAAATGCTTTTTGGAAAATAATATTTTCCTTGTTTCAACAAAAATTAAGCAACGATTATGAGCAAAAGAAGGAGTTTTTGCTTAAAAATAGAATAGCTTTATGGGATGTTCTTAAAGCATGTAATAGAGAGGGAAGTTTGGATAATGATATTAAAGATCCGATACCCAATAATTTTGCAAGTTTTTTTAAACAGTATCCAAACATAGAGACAGTGTACTTTAATGGAGAGCCGGCTGAGAAGTTTTATAGAAGATTAGTTGGTGTGAAGAATTCTGATATTTTCTTTCACAGGCTTCCGTCGACAAGTCCTTCCAATGCAGTAAAGTTTGAGGAGAAATTAAAGTACTGGAAGCCTATATTGCTTATGCTAAAAGGAATTCAATCCTGTGATATAGAAAGTATTGAAGTATTTTTAGATTACTCTTGTGAATTGAAAATAAATATTAAAAAAATGAATGGATTTTATGTAACTGAGGACACTGAAAATAATCTAATCGGGAAAAGGAATTTAGCTTTTTCCGAAAAGGCTTTAATACAGTTTATTCATCGACTTTATGAGAATAGGGTCTTTTCATGGGAGAAAAGTAATAAACCTGAAGTTGAAAAAGTCGGCGGACCAAATTGGAGGGTAAAGATAACATGCATGGATGCGGTTTATGCTTATACCGGCAGTAATAAATATCCGAGACAGTGGAAAGATTTTTGCAAATCTGTACAGAGTTTGATTGAAGAACCCTTTGGATGA
- a CDS encoding rubrerythrin family protein — MSEKKTLENLMAAFAGESQANRKYLAFAKKAEEEGKLNVAKLFRAAAEAETIHAMKELELAGKINSTEENLKAAIAGETYEYEKMYPEFIEVAKQEGEKAAVGAFTLALKAEEVHAKLYKEALDNINSTEEVFYYVCPVCGNIEKFVPEKCSICGVPGEKFIKF; from the coding sequence ATGAGCGAAAAAAAGACTTTGGAAAATTTAATGGCGGCATTTGCCGGAGAATCTCAAGCAAACAGAAAATATCTGGCGTTTGCAAAAAAGGCTGAGGAGGAAGGAAAATTAAACGTTGCCAAATTATTCAGAGCTGCAGCTGAGGCAGAGACAATTCATGCAATGAAGGAACTGGAGTTGGCAGGAAAGATTAATTCTACTGAAGAGAATTTAAAAGCTGCAATTGCCGGAGAAACCTATGAATATGAAAAAATGTATCCTGAATTCATTGAAGTGGCAAAACAAGAAGGAGAAAAAGCTGCAGTAGGAGCTTTCACATTGGCTCTAAAGGCAGAAGAAGTTCATGCCAAATTGTACAAGGAGGCATTGGATAATATAAATAGTACAGAAGAAGTTTTCTACTATGTCTGTCCTGTATGTGGAAATATAGAAAAGTTTGTTCCTGAAAAATGCAGTATTTGCGGTGTTCCCGGCGAAAAATTTATTAAGTTCTAA
- a CDS encoding AAA domain-containing protein: MNLENLSNYIFQFCSAISEEIAYLKNEGGKKYQIYNGKLIYSNSLIFAYTFETDVELYMPDSSPVRLKFNGRDYTGEILSCIEFEITIIIKEHLGKNIQKAEFICEPWKLLEELMKRLQELKYHPQFNRNMVYKLMCEGNRTAENNNKMKKGQEVAIISSLYNPITIVWGPPGTGKTHTLANIAIKHFIKGNRILIISHSNAAVDEAVLKIYELLNENELAIYKGELLRYGYPRKKELANKPELISNMLIMEKYPDLHQRKKELEAEKETLKSKEINNNRIFNIEIELQKIRKQIHSHENELIQNSKILATTISKATIDTEIYKNSNFDAVLLDEASMAYIPQICFAAALARKHFIFFGDFRQLSPIVQCNTSFVEKWLLRDIYEYLDIPDNLDKGISHPWMVLLEEQRRMHPMISGFVNSRIYSMNLCDHPNVKLERKSIIQKPPFQDYALALIDLTRTCNICAKSSDNSRYNLLSALVSFQTGLIALHNGQANVGIITPYSTQSQLIRSMIKDLDINQDEISCSTVHQFQGSQKDVIIFDCVESYRQKSPGILLTTNKNSASLRLINVAVTRARGKFIVVSNLSYWNNKLALDNSLLRNLFYYIKEKGKSCSGNEFLDMCSNNLISENMKWYNGSQCFSQFLEDIKSSKKEILMDIPQGNVINEKEIADILYAARSRGVKVLVRSENPYKLTPQLSKLCHKNPFAWAPITIIDNCIIWYGVPVMNTSFISDNTALPITIWPVIRFTGKKTADTIASLLEMHKYRNSISESFTSDHIGFTSFIENCNIKCKLCGGKMVLRKGKSHFLGCSNYPSCRHTHLLDKSFVEAYILQNSLKCKKDGYPLIAALSKYGVFARCKNPVKSHCYDLDSI, translated from the coding sequence TTGAATTTGGAAAACTTATCAAACTATATATTTCAATTCTGTTCAGCTATTTCAGAAGAAATTGCTTATCTAAAAAATGAAGGAGGAAAAAAATATCAAATATATAATGGTAAGCTTATATATAGTAATTCTCTTATTTTTGCATATACCTTTGAAACGGACGTTGAACTATATATGCCCGATAGTTCCCCAGTTCGCCTGAAATTCAACGGGAGAGATTATACAGGAGAAATTCTCTCATGTATTGAATTTGAAATAACCATTATCATAAAAGAACATCTTGGAAAAAATATACAAAAAGCAGAGTTTATTTGTGAACCATGGAAGCTATTAGAGGAATTGATGAAAAGACTTCAAGAACTAAAGTATCATCCGCAATTTAACCGTAATATGGTATATAAATTAATGTGTGAAGGTAATAGAACAGCTGAAAATAATAATAAAATGAAAAAAGGCCAAGAAGTAGCTATAATTTCTTCGTTATATAATCCAATCACAATTGTTTGGGGACCCCCGGGAACTGGTAAAACACATACCCTTGCCAATATAGCTATTAAGCATTTTATTAAAGGTAATAGGATTTTAATTATTTCACATAGTAACGCAGCCGTTGATGAAGCAGTCCTTAAAATATATGAATTGCTAAATGAAAATGAATTAGCAATATATAAGGGCGAACTATTGCGATATGGCTATCCTAGAAAAAAAGAACTAGCTAACAAACCAGAATTGATTTCTAATATGCTAATCATGGAAAAATATCCCGATTTACACCAAAGAAAAAAAGAATTAGAAGCAGAAAAAGAAACACTAAAATCAAAAGAAATAAATAACAACAGAATTTTCAATATAGAAATTGAATTGCAAAAAATACGCAAACAAATTCATAGCCATGAAAATGAATTAATTCAAAATTCAAAAATTCTAGCTACTACAATCTCAAAAGCAACTATAGATACAGAAATATATAAAAATTCAAACTTTGATGCGGTTTTGTTGGATGAAGCAAGCATGGCATATATACCTCAAATCTGCTTTGCTGCAGCATTAGCTCGAAAACACTTTATTTTCTTTGGAGATTTTCGCCAGTTATCTCCAATTGTTCAATGCAACACTTCCTTTGTTGAAAAATGGCTACTTAGAGATATATACGAATACTTAGATATTCCTGACAACTTAGATAAGGGAATATCTCATCCATGGATGGTACTATTGGAGGAACAAAGAAGAATGCATCCAATGATTTCAGGCTTTGTAAACAGCAGAATTTACAGTATGAATCTATGTGATCATCCCAATGTAAAATTAGAACGTAAAAGTATTATACAAAAGCCTCCCTTTCAAGACTATGCTCTTGCATTGATAGACTTAACCAGAACTTGCAATATTTGTGCTAAAAGCAGTGATAACTCAAGGTATAACTTGCTAAGTGCCTTGGTCTCTTTTCAAACAGGTTTAATTGCATTACATAACGGTCAAGCCAATGTTGGTATAATAACTCCTTATTCAACTCAATCGCAACTTATACGCTCCATGATTAAAGATTTAGACATTAACCAAGACGAGATTTCCTGCTCAACAGTCCATCAATTTCAGGGTAGCCAAAAAGATGTAATAATTTTTGATTGTGTAGAGAGTTATCGGCAGAAAAGTCCCGGAATACTTCTTACTACAAATAAAAACAGTGCCTCTTTACGTTTGATAAATGTTGCAGTTACACGCGCTCGTGGAAAGTTTATTGTAGTTTCCAATCTTAGTTATTGGAATAATAAACTAGCTTTAGACAACTCTTTACTAAGGAATTTGTTTTATTACATAAAGGAAAAGGGCAAGTCATGTTCAGGAAACGAATTTCTGGATATGTGCTCAAATAATCTTATATCGGAAAATATGAAATGGTATAATGGTTCACAATGCTTTTCACAATTCTTAGAAGATATTAAAAGCTCTAAAAAGGAAATTCTTATGGATATCCCTCAAGGTAATGTAATAAACGAAAAAGAAATTGCCGATATCCTTTATGCAGCAAGAAGTCGTGGAGTAAAGGTATTGGTAAGGTCTGAAAATCCATACAAATTAACACCACAGTTATCAAAATTGTGTCATAAAAATCCCTTTGCCTGGGCACCTATTACTATTATTGATAACTGTATAATCTGGTACGGAGTTCCGGTAATGAACACTTCATTTATCTCGGACAATACAGCTCTTCCTATAACCATTTGGCCTGTTATCCGTTTCACAGGCAAAAAAACTGCCGACACAATAGCATCTTTGCTGGAAATGCATAAATACCGGAACTCTATTTCAGAAAGTTTCACTTCTGACCATATCGGTTTTACTTCATTTATTGAAAATTGCAATATAAAATGTAAACTGTGCGGTGGTAAAATGGTACTAAGAAAAGGCAAATCCCACTTTTTGGGCTGTTCAAATTATCCCTCTTGCAGACATACACACCTTTTAGACAAAAGCTTTGTGGAAGCATACATACTTCAAAACAGTCTCAAATGTAAAAAAGATGGTTATCCATTAATTGCAGCTTTAAGTAAGTATGGAGTATTTGCAAGGTGCAAAAATCCTGTCAAATCACACTGTTATGATTTGGATAGTATTTAA
- the hcp gene encoding hydroxylamine reductase — translation MSMFCYQCQECAKGTGCEIRGVCGKSEEVAKLQDLLIYTVKGISEIVVKGKLAAVDLGTVNHEVLKSLFITITNANFDEASIEKQIRKMLSIRDDLKNKVSGIQLGDAANFEVTGRVSMLEKASKVGVLATENEDIRSLRELITYGIKGMAAYTYHALNLGKEKAEIYDFIYESLAATLDNTLSADDLVALTMKTGQFGVTAMALLDEANTSKYGNPEITSVNIGVGKNPGILVSGHDLSDLEQLLEQTKGTGVDVYTHSEMLPAHYYPFFKKYENFVGNYGSSWWKQIEEFETFNGPILFTTNCLVPPKNEEVRKRIFTTGAAGYPGCTHIEADENGRKDFTPIIEMAKKCKAPTEIETGSIVGGFAHAQVLALADKVVDAVKSGAIKKFFVMAGCDGRMKSRDYYREFAEKLPKDTVILTAGCAKYRYNKLPLGDIDGIPRVLDAGQCNDSYSLAVIALKLKEVFGLDDINELPIAYNIAWYEQKAVIVLLALLYLGVKNIHLGPTLPGFLSPNVAKVLVDTFGIAGIGNVDDDIAMFMA, via the coding sequence ATGAGTATGTTTTGTTATCAATGTCAAGAATGTGCAAAGGGTACAGGATGTGAAATCAGAGGTGTTTGCGGCAAAAGCGAGGAAGTTGCAAAGCTGCAGGATTTATTGATTTATACGGTAAAAGGAATTTCTGAGATAGTTGTCAAAGGTAAACTGGCTGCAGTAGACCTTGGAACTGTAAATCATGAAGTATTGAAAAGCCTATTTATAACCATTACCAATGCCAATTTCGATGAGGCATCTATAGAAAAACAGATAAGAAAAATGCTTTCCATAAGAGACGATTTGAAAAATAAAGTTTCCGGCATTCAACTTGGAGATGCGGCAAACTTTGAAGTGACCGGCAGGGTATCTATGCTTGAAAAAGCCTCGAAAGTAGGTGTATTGGCTACTGAGAATGAAGACATCCGCTCTTTGAGGGAATTAATAACATACGGGATAAAAGGTATGGCAGCTTACACATATCATGCACTTAACTTGGGTAAAGAAAAGGCTGAGATATATGACTTTATATATGAATCTTTGGCAGCTACATTGGACAACACTTTATCTGCCGATGACCTGGTGGCTCTGACTATGAAAACGGGTCAATTTGGTGTAACTGCAATGGCACTTCTTGATGAAGCCAATACATCAAAGTATGGGAACCCCGAAATTACAAGCGTTAATATTGGCGTTGGGAAGAATCCGGGTATATTGGTTTCCGGGCACGATCTTAGCGATCTTGAGCAACTACTGGAACAGACAAAAGGAACGGGTGTTGATGTGTATACACACAGTGAAATGCTTCCGGCACATTATTATCCTTTCTTCAAAAAGTATGAGAATTTTGTCGGGAACTACGGCAGTTCATGGTGGAAGCAGATTGAAGAGTTTGAAACCTTTAACGGACCGATTTTATTTACAACAAACTGTCTTGTACCGCCAAAGAATGAAGAAGTGAGAAAGAGAATATTCACCACCGGTGCTGCGGGTTATCCGGGATGCACACATATTGAAGCCGATGAAAACGGCAGAAAGGACTTTACTCCGATTATTGAAATGGCTAAGAAATGCAAAGCACCGACAGAAATTGAAACCGGAAGTATTGTAGGCGGTTTTGCTCACGCGCAGGTTCTTGCTTTGGCAGACAAGGTTGTTGATGCGGTTAAATCCGGTGCAATTAAGAAATTCTTTGTTATGGCCGGCTGTGACGGCAGAATGAAATCAAGGGACTACTACAGGGAATTTGCAGAAAAACTTCCTAAGGACACGGTTATTCTTACTGCAGGATGTGCCAAATACAGATACAACAAACTTCCATTGGGAGATATAGACGGTATTCCAAGAGTTTTGGATGCCGGACAGTGTAATGATTCCTATTCCCTTGCAGTTATTGCCTTAAAGCTTAAAGAGGTATTTGGGTTAGATGATATAAACGAGCTTCCAATTGCATATAACATTGCCTGGTACGAGCAGAAAGCTGTAATTGTACTTTTGGCACTGTTGTATTTAGGTGTTAAAAATATCCACCTTGGACCGACATTACCCGGATTCCTGTCACCAAACGTGGCAAAAGTTCTTGTGGATACTTTCGGTATAGCCGGCATAGGAAATGTGGATGACGACATAGCAATGTTTATGGCATAA
- a CDS encoding HD domain-containing protein: MCKKSELINEMIRYYAGDVKRINHFMKVYSFAKTIGEMEKLEIEKQEVLELAAIVHDIGIKVSEQKYNSSAGKYQEIEGPSIAKEFLQKLGYSEKVILRVCHLVGHHHTYTAIDDVDFQILVEADFLINIHEENMDKDTIYKIRDNYFKTKSGIDFLNKMYLSDFLNSSINSKTLSGEV; encoded by the coding sequence ATGTGTAAAAAGAGTGAATTAATAAATGAAATGATAAGATATTACGCAGGAGACGTAAAAAGAATCAATCATTTTATGAAAGTATACAGCTTTGCAAAAACAATCGGTGAGATGGAAAAGCTTGAGATTGAAAAACAGGAAGTATTGGAATTGGCAGCAATTGTCCATGATATTGGAATAAAGGTCAGTGAGCAAAAATACAATTCAAGCGCGGGAAAATACCAAGAAATTGAAGGGCCTTCCATTGCGAAGGAATTTTTGCAAAAGCTGGGATATAGTGAAAAGGTTATATTGAGGGTGTGTCATCTTGTTGGACATCATCATACTTATACAGCCATTGACGATGTGGATTTTCAAATTCTTGTTGAAGCCGATTTTTTGATAAATATACACGAAGAAAATATGGATAAAGATACAATTTATAAAATCCGTGACAACTACTTTAAAACAAAAAGCGGAATAGATTTCTTAAATAAGATGTATCTAAGTGATTTTTTAAATAGTTCAATAAATTCCAAAACCTTGTCGGGTGAAGTTTAG
- a CDS encoding alpha-hydroxy acid oxidase: protein MENKEQIKNMGNSDEITREYFDSLLVEMRHIDSVIPSTKLELYGETFDTPIMTAALSHLHNVCENGMAEMARGALAANAVTWVGMGDEAELESIVATGAKTIKIIKPYADNDYIFRRIEHAEKCGVMAVGMDVDHSFAENGQYDNVFGLKMSSKSLSEIREFIKATKLPFIIKGVLSEQDAYKALEADAKGIVVSHHHGIMKYAVPPLMILSKIAKLVDGKIPVFVDCGIVSGMDAFKALALGATAVSVGRAIMKPLSEKGAEGVKDKILKMTEELAGVMAKTCSPDLAHIDPSVIWHKNKIM, encoded by the coding sequence ATGGAGAACAAGGAACAAATTAAGAATATGGGAAACTCTGATGAGATAACCAGGGAATATTTTGATTCACTTTTGGTTGAAATGAGACATATAGATTCGGTAATACCTTCTACAAAGCTTGAATTATATGGAGAAACCTTTGATACGCCTATTATGACAGCTGCACTATCCCATTTGCACAATGTATGTGAAAACGGAATGGCGGAAATGGCAAGAGGAGCATTGGCTGCAAATGCGGTTACCTGGGTTGGCATGGGGGATGAAGCGGAACTTGAAAGTATAGTCGCAACCGGAGCTAAGACAATAAAAATTATTAAACCTTATGCCGACAATGATTATATCTTCCGCAGAATTGAGCATGCAGAAAAATGCGGAGTAATGGCAGTTGGTATGGATGTGGACCATTCTTTTGCGGAAAACGGGCAATATGACAATGTTTTCGGGTTAAAAATGTCCTCTAAATCTCTTAGCGAAATAAGAGAGTTTATAAAAGCCACAAAATTGCCCTTTATAATAAAAGGGGTTTTGAGTGAACAGGATGCGTATAAAGCTTTAGAGGCTGATGCAAAGGGTATTGTTGTGTCCCATCACCATGGAATTATGAAATACGCTGTTCCTCCTTTAATGATATTGTCTAAGATAGCAAAATTAGTTGACGGTAAAATTCCTGTTTTTGTGGATTGCGGAATTGTAAGCGGTATGGATGCCTTTAAAGCATTGGCTTTAGGTGCAACAGCAGTTTCAGTAGGCAGAGCCATTATGAAACCTCTTTCTGAAAAAGGAGCAGAAGGTGTAAAAGATAAGATTCTGAAAATGACAGAAGAATTGGCAGGAGTTATGGCAAAGACCTGTTCACCGGATCTTGCGCACATTGACCCGTCAGTAATATGGCACAAGAATAAAATAATGTAA
- a CDS encoding sugar phosphate isomerase/epimerase family protein: MRIGGAIERPYNNPEEWYQLVKELGYRAVLAPVDYTASKEEKQAYLECAKQHDIVIGEVGVWRNIIAIDDKERKEAMEYCKKQLELAEELGANCCVNVTGSRGEIWDGFYAENYSKDTYALIVDSIREVIDAVKPKRTFYTIETMPWMVPDSPDEYLQLIRDVDREAFGVHLDYVNMINCPKRYLFCDDFIEECFKKLGPYIKSIHGKDVIMENAYTTIIRETMPGKGIVNYQKVAKLCEELGPDTTLFVEHLPDFETYKKAASYVREQAKLAGVKTE, encoded by the coding sequence ATGAGAATTGGCGGAGCTATTGAAAGACCATATAACAATCCTGAGGAATGGTATCAACTGGTGAAAGAACTGGGCTACAGGGCAGTATTGGCGCCTGTGGATTATACTGCAAGCAAAGAGGAAAAGCAAGCATATCTTGAATGTGCAAAACAGCATGATATTGTAATTGGTGAAGTTGGTGTATGGAGAAATATTATTGCTATAGACGATAAAGAACGTAAAGAGGCAATGGAATACTGTAAGAAACAGTTGGAACTGGCAGAAGAACTTGGTGCTAACTGCTGCGTAAACGTCACAGGCAGCAGGGGTGAAATTTGGGATGGTTTCTATGCCGAGAACTATTCGAAAGATACTTATGCTTTGATAGTGGATTCCATCCGGGAAGTAATAGATGCAGTAAAGCCCAAAAGGACCTTTTATACCATTGAGACAATGCCGTGGATGGTGCCCGATTCACCGGACGAATATTTACAATTGATTCGTGATGTGGACAGAGAGGCCTTTGGTGTACATTTGGATTATGTCAATATGATAAATTGTCCTAAAAGATACCTATTCTGTGATGACTTTATAGAAGAATGCTTTAAAAAGTTGGGGCCTTACATAAAAAGTATACACGGAAAAGATGTAATAATGGAAAATGCCTACACAACAATAATTCGTGAAACAATGCCCGGAAAAGGGATTGTGAATTATCAAAAGGTTGCAAAATTATGTGAGGAATTAGGTCCGGATACTACCCTCTTTGTAGAGCATCTGCCGGATTTTGAAACCTATAAAAAGGCTGCTTCTTATGTACGGGAACAGGCTAAATTGGCCGGGGTAAAAACAGAGTAG